A single region of the Streptococcus macedonicus ACA-DC 198 genome encodes:
- a CDS encoding Alpha-L-Rha alpha-1,3-L-rhamnosyltransferase — protein MKINILMSTYNGEQFLAEQIKSIQKQIVKDWILYIRDDGSSDRTPEIIRQYAQKDSRIVFINADNRENFGVIKNFYTLLKHSKADYYFFSDQDDIWLEDKLAVTLAEAEKYSNDKPLLVYTDLKIVDRELNVLHESMIKTQSDHANTKLVQELTENTVTGGTAMINHALAELWTTTDNLLMHDWYLALIASALGHLVYLDYPTELYRQHDTNVLGARTWSKRMKNWLKPHKLVEKYWWLIDASQTQARFLLDLNLSPENRELVENFITIMDKSLSQRIHTLNKYGLRKNRNFHTFVFKTLIITKFGYRRNK, from the coding sequence ATGAAAATTAATATTCTCATGTCCACCTACAATGGTGAACAATTTTTGGCTGAGCAGATTAAAAGTATTCAAAAACAAATAGTCAAAGACTGGATATTATATATCCGAGACGACGGCTCTAGCGACCGCACACCAGAAATTATTCGGCAATATGCTCAAAAGGATTCACGTATTGTCTTTATCAATGCTGATAATCGTGAAAATTTTGGCGTCATTAAAAACTTTTATACGCTTTTAAAACATAGCAAAGCTGACTATTATTTCTTTTCTGACCAAGATGATATCTGGTTGGAAGATAAATTAGCGGTGACTTTAGCTGAAGCTGAAAAATATAGCAATGACAAACCATTGCTCGTTTATACGGATTTGAAAATTGTTGATAGAGAGCTAAATGTTTTGCATGAAAGCATGATTAAAACACAGTCTGACCATGCCAATACTAAACTAGTTCAAGAATTAACCGAAAATACGGTAACTGGTGGAACAGCGATGATCAATCATGCTCTTGCCGAGCTTTGGACAACAACGGATAATCTCTTAATGCATGACTGGTATTTAGCATTGATTGCTAGTGCCTTGGGACATTTGGTTTACCTCGATTACCCAACAGAATTGTATCGTCAGCATGACACTAATGTTCTTGGGGCAAGAACATGGTCTAAACGGATGAAAAACTGGTTAAAACCACATAAACTCGTTGAAAAATATTGGTGGTTAATTGATGCCAGTCAAACACAAGCACGTTTTCTGCTAGACTTAAATTTATCACCAGAAAACAGAGAATTGGTTGAAAATTTTATAACTATTATGGATAAGTCACTTTCTCAGCGTATTCATACTTTAAACAAATATGGTTTACGTAAGAACAGAAACTTCCATACGTTTGTCTTTAAAACACTAATTATTACCAAATTTGGTTATAGGAGAAATAAATGA